One Maniola hyperantus chromosome Z, iAphHyp1.2, whole genome shotgun sequence DNA window includes the following coding sequences:
- the SCAP gene encoding sterol regulatory element-binding protein cleavage-activating protein: MALPERVAQIYYTYGLFCSSYPYLAITLALSVVLLCCFPLLNVPLPGNIPTVVNMHLNNPQINPDCNVKNCLITDSPFQLDLLHNETQKLPYVWVKDKPLLYIHQIIIRIGVSPWNNNLKMWDAFRAPLQEVFRLLETIRNHEDNVTKKTLLQHCYQIEGMKRRDSKASVERVLPEYSCLLLSPANLWQQNLQSFSLDANIVNTIFNYQNLQKGKVSIAEMAFGMHLRDTGIKRYPLRARPRVLQYAVTIFYRHADQRYINSLSKKLREIYPLYQDSPQAHSEEMTLVYYPGQFNYHELVPLMIAFVGLFLYVYFSVRKIEFIKSKLGLAASAVLTVAGSLSMSMGLCFYFGFSLSLQGKEIFPYLVIIVGLENVLVLTKSVTSTDSRLDVKIRLAQGLSKEGWSITKNLLTEITILTVGLFTFVPFIQESSIFMIVSLISDFFIQMTFFATILGIDVRRMEFFPDQNSKLHLKDYFNANNAFNWQFSKGYMDDTNISPQRMTKSKSHPRLNGLAQNSPTDVVAKRNSSPGGQEQRVPKRIRLVNMWARTRFFQRAFMLWRLVWISMIVYNSGVVDYFIATVEKSDSNPDHRSSNNKTSEWKQSMNMNYNSSARQPLVFSPLLETTTDKTVVEANDTIFLKHSPHYRTSSRLSPYHWSSILSQYNESVAGRYVVVLPPVLVSHRIGPELATGLRHPDERDPPPLRWQALAAALDPIDILPEFDLIDTKTQAHQWGKGPELPIYPTTPMEILLLAILCTISIAVIGYMMVVLYRCICSKHYAEWRASWNEDIEYKKIIANQPAVQLVMEAVPLVVAGHSQEVECLVTDGEKIVSSCLQGNIKVWDSLNGEIITNIDRSAYFKLQMELCEKVAPRRNSTTEQQITIESCNCPDLAAQPIYDNVPRLRRGLSSHLRNLRFLPNNRDSSYLSPVENTKYQFAKAYRDLYYTDQSDMYEVNERTNTDLINLNVGKQDLSPSIVKDNTSDISTISVNSCDNSLGSLRNRGGSRISVRTNCDMESAANSNWRARAMSESPVWCMDFCNNLIVLGCSDGRLEFWEASTGKLICVWWFSERHSSGKGVTHVRALSGARKVCAASLSGHLTLLRLDAYNARSGAHVDWRFSTAHRRTHKRTGSAESLGSAYGMEEHRGRMSFSYDADSDSDEVVCVPTAHCRPHQQPITEMHCDGGRILTGGQDHVLKVFSSAELTPLFTLHGHCGPITSCFIDHATPTIAGSGSQDGLLCVWDLHTGACVYSMQAHDGAVTSLAYTASYVVSAGADERLCIWDRFQGHMLNSIHIGLNYMSRMLPLTHTLLVIGDRSGLTTYDLSSGDVIRRVLFGQTDGCIFVRQILPLKDAIVCDYANQLRIVRFPLVSKFDMKNE, from the exons ATGGCATTACCAGAAAGGGTAGCACAGATTTACTATACGTATGGCCTCTTCTGTTCGTCGTACCCCTATTTAGCTATTACATTAGCACTTTCAGTTGTTCTACTGTGTTG CTTCCCACTGTTAAATGTGCCTCTACCAGGAAACATACCAACGGTAGTAAACATGCATCTAAATAATCCCCAAATAAATCCTGATTGTAATGTGAAAAACTGTCTGATAACAG ATTCACCATTTCAATTAGACTTATTACACAATGAAACACAAAAACTTCCATATGTTTGGGTGAAAGACAAACCATTGCTTTATAttcatcaaataataataagaattg gtGTATCTCCATGGAATAACAACCTCAAAATGTGGGATGCTTTTCGAGCACCTCTGCAAGAAGTCTTTAGATTGTTGGAAACCATTCGGAATCATGAAGATAATGTAAC AAAGAAAACCTTATTGCAACACTGTTATCAAATAGAGGGCATGAAGCGACGGGACAGCAAGGCGAGTGTGGAGCGAGTGTTGCCAGAATACAGCTGCCTCCTTCTGTCACCAGCGAACCTCTGGCAACAAAATCTGCAATCATTTTCTTTAGATGCCAACATAGTCAACACCATTTTCAACTACCAG AATCTCCAAAAAGGCAAAGTGTCAATAGCGGAAATGGCGTTCGGTATGCATCTGCGTGACACGGGAATCAAACGATATCCGCTGCGGGCCCGACCAAGAGTCTTACAATATGCTGTCACAATATTTTACCGACATGCGGATCAAAG ATATATAAACTCACTTTCCAAAAAGTTAAGGGAGATTTACCCGCTATATCAAGATTCGCCCCAAGCACACTCCGAAGAAATGACACTGGTTTATTACCCTGGTCAGTTCAATTACCATGAGCTGGTACCGCTAATGATTGCCTTTGTTGGATTATTCCTCTACGTTTACTTCTCTGTGCGTAAAATTGAATTCATTAAATCCAAACTTGGACTCGCCGCATCCGCTGTGCTGACTGTAGCTGGTAGTCTATCAATGTCTATGGGACTATGCTTTTACTTTGGATTCTCCTTAAGCTTACAAGGAAAAGAAATATTTCCTTACCTGGTGATCATTGTTGGTTTAGAGAATGTCCTCGTTCTTACGAAAAGCGTAACGTCCACCGATTCCAGACTCGACGTCAAAATTCGACTCGCTCAAGGCCTAAGCAAAGAGGGCTGGTCGATTACCAAAAATTTGCTCACAGAAATCACTATCCTTACAGTCGGCCTCTTTACATTCGTTCCTTTTATTCAGGAGTCCTCAATATTTATGATCGTGAGTCTCATTTCGGACTTCTTCATACAGATGACGTTTTTCGCGACGATATTGGGTATAGACGTGAGACGAATGGAATTCTTTCCCGATCAAAATTCTAAATTGCATTTGAAAGACTATTTCAACGCGAACAATGCGTTTAACTGGCAATTTAGCAAGGGATATATGGACGATACAAATATTTCACCACAAAGAATGACAAAATCGAAATCACATCCGAGACTGAATGGCTTGGCTCAAAATAGTCCCACGGATGTCGTAGCCAAAAGAAACTCTAGTCCCGGAGGACAAGAACAGAGAGTTCCGAAACGAATACGACTTGTTAATATGTGGGCAAGGACAAGGTTCTTTCAGAGAGCTTTCATGCTATGGAGACTTGTTTGGATATCTATGATCGTATATAACTCTGGCGTGGTGGATTACTTTATTGCAACCGTGGAAAAATCGGACAGTAATCCAGACCATCGTTCGAGTAACAACAAGACGAGTGAATGGAAACAATCAATGAATATGAATTACAATAGCAGTGCGCGACAGCCGTTAGTGTTTTCGCCCTTATTGGAAACTACGACAGATAAAACAGTTGTCGAGGCAAATGATACCATTTTCTTGAAACATTCTCCACATTACAGAACATCTTCGAG ATTGTCGCCGTACCATTGGTCTTCGATTCTCTCGCAATACAACGAGTCAGTAGCTGGGCGTTACGTGGTGGTGCTTCCTCCAGTGTTAGTTAGCCATCGCATAGGGCCGGAGCTAGCGACGGGGTTACGTCATCCCGATGAAAGGGACCCGCCCCCGTTGCGCTGGCAAGCCCTGGCAGCGGCCCTGGATCCGATTGATATTTTACCTG AATTCGACTTGATCGACACCAAAACACAGGCGCACCAATGGGGCAAAGGGCCAGAGCTTCCAATATACCCCACCACCCCCATGGAAATATTGCTTCTTGCCATCCTCTGTACCATCAGCATTGCTGTCATCGGTTATATGATGGTGGTGCTTTATAG GTGCATTTGCTCAAAACACTACGCGGAATGGCGCGCCTCGTGGAATGAAGACATCGAATACAAGAAGATTATAGCTAATCAGCCGGCTGTCCAG TTGGTTATGGAAGCTGTACCTTTAGTAGTGGCAGGTCACAGTCAAGAAGTGGAATGCCTGGTTACAGATGGTGAGAAGATCGTCAGTTCTTGCCTTCAAGGTAACATCAAAGTATGGGACTCGCTCAACGGAGAAATCATCACGAACATTGACCGAAGCGC GTACTTCAAATTGCAAATGGAATTATGTGAAAAAGTCGCCCCCAGAAGAAATTCCACTACTGAACAACAAATCACAATAGAAT CATGTAACTGCCCAGATTTAGCAGCTCAACCTATATACGAT AATGTCCCGAGACTTCGAAGAGGACTAAGCAGCCATCTCAGAAATCTGCGGTTTCTACCCAACAACAGAGATTCATCATATCTCTCACCAGTGGAAAACACCAAATATCAGTTTGCAAAGGCCTACAG AGACCTCTATTACACTGACCAAAGTGACATGTATGAAGTGAACGAAAGAACAAATAcagacttaattaatttaaatgtagGCAAACAAGATTTAAGTCCAAGTATTGTGAAGGACAATACGAGTGATATAAGTACAATATCAGTGAACAGTTGTGACAATTCTCTAGGTAGCTTGAGAAATAGAGGCGGCAGTAGGATAAGTGTTAGAACTAACTGTGATATGGAGAGTGCGGCGAATTCCAACTGGCGGGCGAGAGCCATGAGTGAATCTCCGGTGTGGTGTATGGACTTTTGTAACAACCTCATCGTTTTGGGCTGTTCCGATGGTAGATTGGAGTTTTGGGAGGCCAGTACTGGAAAATTAATA TGTGTCTGGTGGTTCTCCGAGAGGCATTCGAGCGGTAAGGGCGTGACACACGTGCGCGCTCTGTCGGGCGCGCGGAAAGTGTGCGCTGCGTCCCTCTCCGGCCATCTCACTCTACTGAGGCTGGATGCATACAATGCGAGATCTGGTGCGCACGTCGACTGGCGGTTTAGCACAGCGCATCGACGAA CACACAAACGGACTGGTTCAGCGGAGTCATTAGGAAGCGCATACGGCATGGAAGAACACAGAGGGCGAATGAGCTTCTCATACGATGCGGATAGTGACAGTGACGAGGTAGTATGCGTTCCTACCGCGCACTGCAGACCGCATCAGCAACCAATCACGGAGATGCATTGTGACGGCGGCCGCATTCTTACTGGAGGACAAGATCATGTACTGAAGGTGTTCTCGAGTGCAGAACTAACGCCGCTGTTCACTCTCCATGGTCACTGCGGGCCCATCACTAGTTGTTTCATCGACCACGCTACACCTACAATAGCAGGTAGTGGCTCACAAGATGGTTTACTTTGCGTCTGGGACTTACATACAGGTGCATGCGTATACAGCATGCAAGCGCATGACGGCGCGGTAACATCACTAGCATATACCGCTTCTTATGTTGTATCAGCAGGCGCTGACGAACGATTATGCATCTGGGACCGCTTCCAAGGCCACATGCTCAACTCTATACACATCGGTCTCAACTACATGAGTCGAATGCTTCCTTTAACGCATACTCTCTTGGTGATAGGCGATAGAAGCGGTTTAACTACGTACGATTTAAGTAGCGGTGACGTCATCCGACGAGTGCTTTTCGGACAAACCGACGGCTGTATATTCGTGCGGCAAATATTACCGTTAAAAGACGCTATAGTATGCGATTATGCGAACCAACTTCGCATAGTGCGGTTCCCTCTCGTGTCGAAGTTCGATATGAAGAACGAATAA